Proteins from a genomic interval of Thermanaerothrix sp.:
- the pyrF gene encoding orotidine-5'-phosphate decarboxylase: MVELSARDRLILALDVNSLDEAKGILDGIGESVTKVKIGPRLFAMGGLAFVGDVIRRGYQVFLDLKLHDIPNTVASAVEIFASAGLWALTVHAAGGEEMMRRASKLRGGTNILAVTVLTSLGEDQWERICPGCAMDAALVCRAKLAEQSGVQGLVCSPRDLRLVRGAAPNLFTVVPGIRIPGEDSHDQARVMGPSQAVKEGADFLVVGRPILEAQDRRSRIEQIVEMMEV; this comes from the coding sequence ATGGTTGAATTAAGCGCCAGGGATAGGCTGATATTGGCCCTAGATGTGAATTCCTTAGATGAGGCTAAGGGGATTCTTGATGGGATTGGGGAGTCGGTTACGAAGGTTAAGATAGGTCCTAGGCTCTTCGCCATGGGGGGGCTTGCGTTCGTGGGGGATGTCATTAGACGAGGGTATCAAGTATTCCTTGATCTAAAACTTCACGATATACCGAACACCGTGGCTTCTGCGGTGGAAATCTTTGCTTCCGCTGGACTTTGGGCTTTGACCGTCCACGCCGCTGGTGGGGAAGAGATGATGAGAAGGGCCTCTAAGCTTCGCGGGGGAACCAATATCTTGGCGGTTACGGTTTTGACAAGCCTTGGAGAGGACCAGTGGGAGAGGATTTGCCCTGGTTGTGCCATGGATGCGGCCCTTGTATGCAGAGCAAAGTTGGCGGAGCAATCTGGTGTGCAGGGGCTGGTTTGTAGCCCCAGGGATCTTAGGCTTGTAAGGGGGGCAGCTCCCAATCTCTTTACGGTGGTGCCTGGTATAAGGATACCCGGCGAAGACAGTCATGATCAGGCCCGAGTTATGGGGCCTTCTCAGGCGGTCAAAGAAGGGGCGGACTTCTTGGTGGTTGGGCGTCCCATACTTGAGGCCCAGGACAGGAGGTCTAGGATTGAGCAAATCGTTGAGATGATGGAGGTTTGA
- the pyrE gene encoding orotate phosphoribosyltransferase → MAGLLVKDELERFLSMLSGSGAHLKGHFLLSSGLHSSDYLQCALFLSNTSYASWAGEKLARAVKDLAPELIVSPAMGGIIIGHETARHVGLPFVFTEREGGVMKLRRFPNPGKVRFVVVEDVFTTGKSTMEVVEVMCSMGGQWMGALSLVNRSGKDGLFPVPTATLWETQFPVYPPESCPMCADGEKLVKPGSRFI, encoded by the coding sequence ATGGCTGGATTGTTGGTGAAAGACGAGCTGGAGCGTTTCCTTTCCATGTTGTCGGGGAGCGGTGCCCATCTGAAGGGGCATTTCCTGCTCTCCTCAGGGCTTCACAGCTCCGATTATCTTCAGTGTGCCCTGTTCCTGTCCAACACTTCATACGCCTCATGGGCGGGGGAGAAGCTTGCCAGGGCTGTTAAGGACCTTGCCCCTGAGTTAATAGTTTCTCCTGCCATGGGAGGGATAATCATAGGCCATGAGACCGCTCGTCATGTGGGCTTACCCTTCGTGTTCACGGAACGGGAGGGAGGGGTTATGAAGCTGCGACGCTTTCCTAATCCCGGTAAGGTACGGTTTGTTGTGGTTGAGGATGTCTTTACCACCGGCAAGTCTACCATGGAGGTGGTGGAGGTGATGTGTTCCATGGGAGGCCAGTGGATGGGGGCCTTGTCATTGGTTAACCGTTCTGGGAAGGACGGGCTTTTCCCAGTGCCCACCGCAACCCTCTGGGAAACTCAATTTCCGGTGTATCCCCCTGAATCGTGTCCCATGTGTGCTGATGGGGAGAAACTTGTGAAGCCCGGGAGCCGCTTTATATGA
- a CDS encoding bifunctional 5,10-methylenetetrahydrofolate dehydrogenase/5,10-methenyltetrahydrofolate cyclohydrolase: MLSMSGKEPAEWVMEWVKDGISRLGGCTLVSVSAQREGASEAYRRRQMAACNGVGARGFTIDIDPADGEEAMVETIGALSEDPGVHGIIVQTPLPVGWDISRVFQSLDPSKDVEGVHPENLGKLFLGVGGHPLPCAAWASVGLLEWYGMGDFKGKICTVVGHSINVGRPIGAMLLQRDATVLQTHKHTPRDAFEDLLKGSHVVVSAAGVPGLIKEDMISPGSWIVDVGTTPTDKGLVGDVDPSCFRVAGAVSPVPGGVGPLTVALLLANLVLLTSKQKKRSLVVLDRVRRG; encoded by the coding sequence ATGCTGTCCATGAGCGGCAAGGAGCCTGCAGAGTGGGTGATGGAATGGGTTAAGGACGGTATATCCCGGCTTGGTGGTTGTACACTTGTTTCCGTGTCAGCCCAACGAGAAGGGGCCTCTGAGGCCTACAGGCGTCGCCAGATGGCGGCCTGCAACGGCGTTGGTGCCAGGGGGTTTACGATAGATATCGACCCCGCGGACGGTGAGGAGGCCATGGTGGAAACCATAGGGGCTCTCAGTGAGGATCCAGGGGTGCACGGCATAATAGTACAAACCCCGTTGCCGGTTGGATGGGACATATCTAGGGTTTTCCAGTCCCTGGATCCCTCTAAGGATGTTGAGGGGGTTCATCCTGAGAACTTGGGTAAGCTTTTTTTAGGGGTAGGAGGGCACCCATTACCCTGTGCCGCATGGGCTTCGGTTGGGTTGCTGGAATGGTACGGCATGGGGGATTTCAAGGGCAAGATTTGCACGGTGGTAGGACACAGCATAAACGTAGGACGTCCCATAGGTGCCATGTTGCTCCAGCGGGATGCTACGGTGCTACAAACCCACAAACATACCCCCAGGGATGCCTTCGAAGATCTATTAAAAGGATCCCATGTGGTGGTTTCTGCCGCCGGCGTCCCTGGCCTTATAAAGGAGGATATGATATCTCCTGGATCTTGGATCGTTGATGTTGGCACCACTCCCACGGATAAGGGACTTGTGGGGGATGTGGATCCCTCTTGCTTTAGAGTTGCGGGGGCTGTAAGTCCCGTGCCTGGTGGGGTGGGGCCCTTAACTGTGGCTCTTCTGCTGGCTAATCTTGTCCTGTTGACCAGTAAGCAAAAGAAGAGATCGTTGGTGGTGCTAGATCGTGTTCGAAGGGGTTAG